The Halomonas sp. KG2 genome segment ATCCGCGAGACGACATTAGCGACGCTGATTAAATACAGCCCGACTCTGTTTAAACAGAGTGCTGCTTAACCCTCGCTCTATTTCAACGTGGTTTTACCGTGAAAAATAAGAGACACACCCCGGCACGTCCTTGTGGATATGCCATGCAAAGGGTATCCCTATGTTAAATTTAGACCCCATGATAATTACGGCGATCATGTTTCTCTCCATGATCGTCCTAATGGCAATAGGCGCTCCGCTAGCGTGGGCGTTGATGATATCGGGCATGGGAAGTGCCTACATGATGTTTGGCCCTGGTGGCTTGGACTTCTTGCTCTCATCGGCATACAGCACCATGGACAACTTTCTCCTGGTGGCCCTGCCGCTGTTCATCTTTATGGGATTGGTACTGGAACGTTCCGGTATTACCGATGACCTTTTCGAGATGATGCATAAGCTGATGGGCAGCCTTCCAGGCGGGCTCGGGATTGGCACCATTCTGATCTGCGCTCTTATCGCTGCCATGGCGGGAGTCTCAGGGGCTGCCACTGTCAGCTTAGGGATCATTGCACTACCGGCAATGCTCAAGCGGGGCTATCACAAGCGGCTAGTCACCGGCACGATCATGGCTGGTGGTGCATTAGGTTTTCTCATCCCACCTAGTATCTTAATGATTGTCTATGCGTTTCTGGCCCGTGAATCGGTAGGAAAGCTATTTGCTGCAGGCTTAGTACCCGGCCTAATGCTTGCCGCTATTTACATGGCCTATATATTAATACGCTGCCGCATAAACCCTTCTCTAGGTCCCGCTGCGCCAGTAGAAGAACGCTTTAGTGCCAAAGAAAAGCTGATGTCTTTGCGCCACGTCATTGCCCCAGGCCTTTTGGTTACTGCCGTATTGGGCTGCATTATCGGAGGGGTAACCTCGCCTTCGGAAGCCTCTGCAGTCGGGGCTGGCGGTGCCATGCTTATTGCAGCGCTGAGAGGCCGGCTTAACTGGGGCCTGCTGCGCTACGCGATGCTCAGCACGGCCAAAATAACCGGTATGTTGCTCTGGATTGCCATTGCCGCGGTATTCTTTAGCCGTATCTATATGGGCTTAGGCGCCGGTATGATCGTCAGTGATTTTATTAATGACTTCTCGCTGTCGCCCTATACCGTCATCATCATCATGCTGATTAGCTTTTTTGCACTAGGCATGTTTCTCGATGACTTTGCGATCCTGTTCATCACGATTCCGCTTTATGTGCCAATCGTACGTGACTTAGGGTTCGACACTACCTGGTTTGCGGTGCTGTTTATTATAAGTATGCAGTCCGCTTATCTGACACCGCCCTTTGGGTATAACCTGTTCTATATGCGATCAGTCGCACCAAAATCCATTACTATCGTCGATATCTATCGTTCAGCACTGCCGTATGTTGCTCTACAGATAGTGGGGTTAGCAATTATCGTACTATTCCCAAGTATTGCGCTGTGGTTGCCCAACCTACTGTTCTAAACAAGCGTATCAAACGGCTATCGGCAGAAATCCAACTAAAAAGGCCCTAATCATTAGGGCCTTTTCTTTTAACGTTTCTTCGCTGCCTTCTGTTGCCCTATGCGACACTTTGTTGGCGCATTACCTGGGCAATAATCGGCACAGGAGACATCAAGTGTTCGTGCATCAATGCCACTGCTTCATCCTTGCGGCGCTCAAGCGTGGCATCTACCAGCGCGGCATGCTCTTGGCGCTTTTCTTCAAGGGCCTGAGCAGAAAACACGGTTTCTTTAAGCCACAAAAAGCGATAACGCTGAACTTTATCAAACAGCCCAGCGCGCACTTTCATCAAGTGAGGAGAGTTACAGCCAACCACCATCGCGGTGTGAAAATCACTATGCCGACGATCCCAACTATCTAACAGCCCTTCTGGCGAGTTCATTTCCGTCAGCTTTGCTAATTGATAAGACTTTGCCAAGATATTAGCTTCCCAGGCATCATCGCCGCGCTCGATTGCAAGCCCCAACATCATCGCTTCAACCTGCGCCCGGGCATCGTAAATATCGTTAAGCTCAGCAAGCGACATGGGTGCCACACGATAGCCACGCTGGCTAATTGCCACCACTAAATGTTCAGCAACAAGCTGGGAAAGTGCTTCTCGCAGAGGACCAATACCTAGGTCATAGCGCGCTTTAAGCACACTCATACGCAATTTTTCGTCAGGCTGAAAAGTGCCTTTAATAATATCTATTTTAAGTAGCTTGTAGGCACGAATACCCAAGTTTTCCTTGGCATCCGCCTTTTCGTCTGGGAAGAAAGATGAATTCATGAGTATGCATTTGGCAAAGTGGGTCAAAATAATAGCACACCTTGTAACAGCTGTTTGAACGTGTTCTTCCCCCGCCTCAATAACAAATGCAACAAGCAATAAAAAAAGCCGATGCAGACTAGCTGCACCGGCTTCTATCAACACTCTCTATATATCAGCACACTTATCAGCGCTCTCTACAAAAGCTTCTATTGGCGCTTAACTAACCAATGAGACGCTAGATATTACGCTGTAAGCTCTTCGAGCAATTCTTCAACAATCGTCAACCCTTCTTCAAGGATGCTGTCTTCAATAGTGACCGGCATCAAGAAGCGGATCGTATTACCGTAAAGCCCACACGACAGCAGGATAAGCCCCTTCTCCCGTGCACGTTTGCACATGGCCGCAGCGAGTTCTGGATCGGGGGTTTGATCAGCTGCAACAATATCCAATGCCGCCATCGAACCTAAATGGCGCACGTTTTCGACACAAGCAAAGCGTTGCTGCCACTGAGTAAAGCGCTGCCCCAGAACCTCTCCTAAGGCTTGGCTCTTTTCAAGAATCTTTTCTTCTTCGAATACTTCAAGTACCGCTAACACGGCCGCACAAGAAACCGGACTACCTGAATAGGTGCCACCCAGCGAGTTAGGGCCACACGCATCCATATGCTCAGCCGTTCCCACGACGGCTGAAATCGGCATGCCACCGGCCATACTCTTAGCCATGGTCATCAGGTCAGGCTCAACACCACTGTGTTCAATGGCAAACAGCTTACCGGTACGGCCAAAGCCAGACTGAACTTCATCGACGATCATCAGCATGCCGTGCTCGTCGCAAATTTCACGCACCGCTTTAAGGAAGCTGGCCGGTGCAGGATAGAACCCACCTTCACCCAACACAGGCTCAATCACGATAGCCGCGGTGTCTCTGGGGTTGGCATCGGTCTTCAGCGTCATTTTAAGACCGCGGATAGCGTCTTCTTCGCTGACCCCATGGAACGGAACGGGGTAAGGCGCACGGAAAACATTCCCCGGCATGCTGCCGAAATCAGCCGAGTAAGGCACCACTTTGCCGTTCATTGCCATGGTCATAAAGGTACGGCCATGGTAGCCACCATCGAAGCAGATCACGTTATTCTTGCCGGTGGCGGCACGTGCAATCTTGACGGCATTCTCCAGCGCTTCAGCCCCGGAGTTAACCAGCATAACTTTGCCATGGCCGCGCACAGGCGTGAGCTGACTGAGTTTTTCAGCGACTTTCACGTAGCCTTCGTAAGGAATAACAGTCTGGCAAGTGTGCATCACCCGACCTAACTGCTCCCTAACCGCTTCGACGACTTTGGGATGGCAATGGCCGATATTAAGCACGCCAATACCGCCCGCGAAATCAATAATACGGTTACCATCCGCATCCCAGATAATCGCGTTCTCAGCACGATCCGCAAATTGCGTTGCAGGGCTGGCGGCACCATTAGCGACATATTTCTGTTTAAGCTCATTCAGCTGTGCATTGCTCATCTTCATTTACTGCATTCCTCAGTTAATTAGTGAAAATCGCTTATAGGCCGCCAACACAGACGTATTTCAACTCAGTAAACTCATCAAGCCCATGACGTGAACCTTCACGGCCCAGCCCAGACTCTTTCACCCCACCAAAGGGCGCTAGCTCGGTAGACAGAATGCCTTCGTTAACGGCTACCATGCCGTATTCCAGCCCTTCCATTACGTGCCAAATTCTGCGGTAGTCACGGGCATAGAAGTAAGCTGCCAACCCGAACTCAGTCGCATTCGCCATGGCAATGGCTTCTTCGTCCGTCTCGAAACGGAACACAGGCGCCAAGGGACCAAACGTCTCTTCACGGGCAACCCGCATGGTGTCGGTCACATCAGCAATAATCGTCGGTTCGAAGAACGTGCCGCCCAACGTGTGCGGCTTGCCGCCACAAACCAACCGCCCACCCTTTTCCAACGCATCGCCAATGTGGGACTCGACCTTCTCGACTGCGGCCTGATTGATCAGCGGGCCTTGCATAACGCCATCATCCAGCCCATTGCCCACGTTCAGTTGCGCCACCCGCTTGGCAAACTTTTCGACAAAAGCGTCGTAAACGCCGCTTTGCACCAAGAAACGGTTGGTACACACACAGGTCTGGCCAGAGTTGCGATACTTGGAGGCAACAGCTCCTTCAACGGCGGCGTCTAGGTCGGCGTCATCAAACACGATGAAAGGTGCGTTACCGCCTAACTCCAGCGATACTTTTTTGACCGTACCGGCACATTGAGCAAGCAGCTTTTTACCCACTGGCGTAGAGCCCGTGAAAGAGAACTTACGCACGCGCGGATCGGTGGTTAACACCTCGCCAATCGGCGCAGGCTGGCTGGCCGTGACCACATTGATTACCCCAGCGGGCAGGCCAGCAAGCTCAGCCAAGCGCGCCACCGCCAACGCCGTGAGTGGCGTTGCTTCTGCAGGTTTGATAACCACCGTACAGCCTGCCGCTAAAGCGGGGGCACACTTACGGGTGATCATTGCTAGCGGGAAGTTCCAGGGCGTAACGGCGGCCACAACGCCAATCGGTTCGCGAAACACCAGAATGCGCTTATCAACACCATGGCCCGGCAAGGTTTCACCGGCCATACGCTTGGACTCTTCGGCATAAAACTCGACAAATGACGCGCCATACGCCACTTCACCCCGGGATTCTGCCAGCGGCTTGCCCTGCTCCAACGTCATTAGCCGAGCCAGATCTTCCTGGTGCGCCATGATGGCGTCGAACCAGGCGCGTAACAGCGTTGCACGCTCTTTCGCAGTACGCTTTTTCCAGCCAGATCCTGCTGCCTCCGCTGCGGCAACCGCTGCTCGTGCACCATCAGCATCCAGGTCAGGGACTTCTGCTAATAGCTCGCCATTTGCCGGGTTAGTGACCGCAAAGCGCTTTTCAGCACCGCACCACTCTCCGCCAATAAATGCGTCAGGTATCAAAATATCGGGTAACTCACTCATCTTGTTTTCCTTTTTGCCATGACATTAGAGCGTGCTCTCAAACGCTGGCCGCGCTTCCCACGAACTCGCTACAACGCCATTGCCTGTACTTCCGAAAGCACTAGCGAGCCAGCTTCTTCATTTTCAGATAGGCAGCATCAACCGTAATGACTAACAAAAATATCTACATTTATAAAAAACGTCAAAATATATTTTTAGCATATACACTAAAAACTGGACGGTAGGGTTGGATGACACCGAAAATGGTGGCTAGGCTGCGGGCAGGATTGGTACAAAAATCGATCAAGGCGCGTGCCTCAGCGTTTCCGGCCAGGAAGCAAGCCTTTATCGGGTATCGCTTTCGGATAAAATCAATCTAAAAAAGAGGCCGCCCCTACATGGGCGAAAATGAGCAACTTAACGGCTAACCCCACCTTAAAGCGCCCTACCCACTGGGCACTATTCAGCGTGATAGCACTGATGTTGATAGGCAGCGGCACGCAGGCCGTTGGTGATTCACACGGCGACAGT includes the following:
- the csiR gene encoding DNA-binding transcriptional regulator CsiR, producing the protein MNSSFFPDEKADAKENLGIRAYKLLKIDIIKGTFQPDEKLRMSVLKARYDLGIGPLREALSQLVAEHLVVAISQRGYRVAPMSLAELNDIYDARAQVEAMMLGLAIERGDDAWEANILAKSYQLAKLTEMNSPEGLLDSWDRRHSDFHTAMVVGCNSPHLMKVRAGLFDKVQRYRFLWLKETVFSAQALEEKRQEHAALVDATLERRKDEAVALMHEHLMSPVPIIAQVMRQQSVA
- a CDS encoding NAD-dependent succinate-semialdehyde dehydrogenase is translated as MSELPDILIPDAFIGGEWCGAEKRFAVTNPANGELLAEVPDLDADGARAAVAAAEAAGSGWKKRTAKERATLLRAWFDAIMAHQEDLARLMTLEQGKPLAESRGEVAYGASFVEFYAEESKRMAGETLPGHGVDKRILVFREPIGVVAAVTPWNFPLAMITRKCAPALAAGCTVVIKPAEATPLTALAVARLAELAGLPAGVINVVTASQPAPIGEVLTTDPRVRKFSFTGSTPVGKKLLAQCAGTVKKVSLELGGNAPFIVFDDADLDAAVEGAVASKYRNSGQTCVCTNRFLVQSGVYDAFVEKFAKRVAQLNVGNGLDDGVMQGPLINQAAVEKVESHIGDALEKGGRLVCGGKPHTLGGTFFEPTIIADVTDTMRVAREETFGPLAPVFRFETDEEAIAMANATEFGLAAYFYARDYRRIWHVMEGLEYGMVAVNEGILSTELAPFGGVKESGLGREGSRHGLDEFTELKYVCVGGL
- the gabT gene encoding 4-aminobutyrate--2-oxoglutarate transaminase, encoding MSNAQLNELKQKYVANGAASPATQFADRAENAIIWDADGNRIIDFAGGIGVLNIGHCHPKVVEAVREQLGRVMHTCQTVIPYEGYVKVAEKLSQLTPVRGHGKVMLVNSGAEALENAVKIARAATGKNNVICFDGGYHGRTFMTMAMNGKVVPYSADFGSMPGNVFRAPYPVPFHGVSEEDAIRGLKMTLKTDANPRDTAAIVIEPVLGEGGFYPAPASFLKAVREICDEHGMLMIVDEVQSGFGRTGKLFAIEHSGVEPDLMTMAKSMAGGMPISAVVGTAEHMDACGPNSLGGTYSGSPVSCAAVLAVLEVFEEEKILEKSQALGEVLGQRFTQWQQRFACVENVRHLGSMAALDIVAADQTPDPELAAAMCKRAREKGLILLSCGLYGNTIRFLMPVTIEDSILEEGLTIVEELLEELTA
- a CDS encoding TRAP transporter large permease subunit, giving the protein MLNLDPMIITAIMFLSMIVLMAIGAPLAWALMISGMGSAYMMFGPGGLDFLLSSAYSTMDNFLLVALPLFIFMGLVLERSGITDDLFEMMHKLMGSLPGGLGIGTILICALIAAMAGVSGAATVSLGIIALPAMLKRGYHKRLVTGTIMAGGALGFLIPPSILMIVYAFLARESVGKLFAAGLVPGLMLAAIYMAYILIRCRINPSLGPAAPVEERFSAKEKLMSLRHVIAPGLLVTAVLGCIIGGVTSPSEASAVGAGGAMLIAALRGRLNWGLLRYAMLSTAKITGMLLWIAIAAVFFSRIYMGLGAGMIVSDFINDFSLSPYTVIIIMLISFFALGMFLDDFAILFITIPLYVPIVRDLGFDTTWFAVLFIISMQSAYLTPPFGYNLFYMRSVAPKSITIVDIYRSALPYVALQIVGLAIIVLFPSIALWLPNLLF